A single Cyclopterus lumpus isolate fCycLum1 chromosome 1, fCycLum1.pri, whole genome shotgun sequence DNA region contains:
- the LOC117733743 gene encoding perforin-1-like, giving the protein MARLWHLMLLSWAWSPLCLSASVGFIGSPQECEKAHFVPGYNLGGEGFDIVTMQRKGAYVIDTETWKLGNNTCRMFSNSYMKSERQKVPAAVVDWRILPKCSLKVSSTVYNSVESLVNDSTSAVSNDWKIGLKIPLPSATIGVGFGGSHSKESNFAMQKSKQDHYTFLRHSVYCSFYRYRLATHPPLSHDFVSAVNSLPSYSYQTLASYRSLIDTYGTHYITQVFLGGQIKAITSVKTCEATMSGLSATDVNDCLSVEASASFASTASIEAMTKQCQSKRNKLGYNQKFSIAFSERSTDVIGGNIDGADILFEGQSNPSVYNNWINSLKYTPDVVQYSIHPLHTILPSRHFARDGLKQEVEKYIEENAVLKKCSETCKIGHRSSKRDPCACVCNSDQNIKSNCCPAGRGRATLEVFQLYAEGLYGDDWTQTDGSLEVKYGDQNKRTAIISNNDNPRWPETFEFGPIVITMQNKLTFTVYDEDTYWDSDLLGQCSFDLRRGKVRDSCMLNHGTLFFSYIVKCAPSLDGDQCQEYIPSPMSLSLAKVFHTRNGVLLGTGKSYAKSVGQSG; this is encoded by the exons ATGGCCAGACTGTGGCATCTCATGCTCCTGAGCTGGGCATGGAGTCCTCTGTGCCTCTCAGCCAGTGTGGGCTTCATTGGTTCACCGCAAGAGTGTGAAAAGGCTCACTTTGTCCCTGGTTACAACCTTGGTGGAGAAGGCTTCGACATTGTCACAATGCAGCGGAAGGGTGCTTATGTCATCGACACGGAAACATGGAAGCTCGGCAACAACACTTGCAGGATGTTCAGCAACAGCTACATGAAAAGTGAGCGTCAGAAGGTCCCAGCTGCCGTGGTGGACTGGAGGATCCTCCCAAAGTGCAGTTTAAAGGTCTCCAGTACAGTCTACAATTCTGTTGAAAGTCTTGTGAACGACTCCACCTCAGCTGTGTCGAATGATTGGAAAATTGGCCTCAAGATCCCTTTACCGTCTGCTACTATTGGTGTTGGCTTTGGAGGTTCCCACTCCAAAGAATCTAACTTTGCCATGCAAAAGTCAAAACAAGATCACTACACCTTCCTTCGCCATTCTGTCTACTGTAGCTTCTATCG CTACAGATTGGCAACACATCCTCCACTGAGTCATGACTTTGTATCAGCCGTGAACTCCCTTCCATCCTATTCATATCAAACATTGGCATCATATCGCAGTCTGATCGACACATATGGTACACATTATATTACACAAGTGTTTCTCGGTGGGCAAATAAAAGCAATCACTTCTGTCAAGACCTGTGAGGCAACCATGAGTGGACTGTCAGCAACAGACGTCAATGACTGTTTGTCAGTCGAGGCCTCTGCTAGCTTTGCCAGCACTGCCAGCATTGAGGCAATGACAAAACAATGTCAGAGTAAGAGGAACAAGTTAGGCTACAATCAAAAATTCAGCATTGCGTTTAGTGAGCGCAGCACGGACGTCATTGGTGGAAACATTGACGGCGCTGACATCCTCTTTGAAGGCCAATCAAACCCCTCTGTCTATAACAACTGGATTAACTCACTGAAGTACACACCTGATGTGGTCCAATACAGCATACACCCTCTGCACACCATACTGCCAAGCCGCCATTTTGCCAGGGATGGACTGAAGCAAGAGGTGGAGAAGTACATTGAGGAAAACGCAGTGTTGAAAAAATGTTCAGAAACCTGTAAGATTGGTCACAGATCCAGCAAAAGGGATCCTTGTGCTTGCGTTTGCAACAGTGATCAGAATATCAAATCAAACTGCTGTCCTGCTGGGAGAGGTCGTGCAACATTAGAGGTCTTCCAGCTCTATGCAGAAGGGTTGTATGGTGATGATTGGACTCAGACAGATGGTTCACTGGAGGTGAAATATGGAGATCAGAATAAACGCACTGCCATCATTAGTAACAATGACAATCCTAGATGGCCGGAGACTTTTGAGTTTGGACCCATTGTCATTACCATGCAAAACAAACTTACGTTCACTGTTTATGACGAGGACACTTACTGGGATAGCGATCTGTTAGGCCAGTGCTCATTTGATCTGCGTAGAGGGAAAGTGAGAGACTCTTGCATGTTGAATCATGGCACCCTCTTCTTCTCGTACATAGTCAAGTGTGCACCAAGTCTCGACGGTGACCAATGTCAAGAATATATCCCATCCCCCATGAGTCTCTCTCTGGCCAAGGTCTTCCACACCAGAAACGGGGTCCTTCTTGGGACGGGCAAGAGCTACGCTAAATCAGTCGGCCAGTCAGGTTGA